From Campylobacter showae:
ATTTTTAAAAATCTACAAAGAGTGCAAAATCTCGCTAAACAAAAGGCTAAATTCGCTCGCATTTAGCGACGTGACGCGCCTAGTTTACGAGCTTTTACGAGGCGGCGAGACGGACGCGCAGATGCTTTATTTTAGGCTCGACGGACGGATAAATCACTTGCTCATCGACGAGTTTCAAGACACCAACGTCGCGCAGTACGAGATCATGCGTCCGCTCATCGAAGAAATCGTCGCTGGATACGGACAAAACGGGCTTGGCAGCTTTTTTTACGTCGGCGACGTAAAACAGAGTATTTACCGTTTTCGCGGCGGTAAAAAGGAGCTTTTTGCTAAACTGATGCGAGATTTTCCGCAGATCAAAGCGCAAAATTTGGAGGTAAATTACCGTAGCAAAAAGGCGCTAGTGAGATTTACGAATGCCGTATTTGTAGGCAAAATCGAAAATTTTAAACCGCAAAGAACGCCCCAAAAAGAGGGCGAACGAGTAAATTTGGTGGGGCAGATGCCGTATTTTGAGGCACAGGAGGACGATCTTGGCTTCGTGCGGGTAAGTAGCGGCGATGATGTGGCGGTAGAGGCGGCGCAGCAGGTTAAATTTCTCCTGCAAAAAGGGGTCTGCGAGGACGATATCACCGTGCTTTGCTGGAAAAATGACGATATAAATAAAATCTCAAATTTGCTCGACGAAGCCGGCATAAAAAGCGTGAGCGAGGGCGTGACGGCGCTGCTAGCGAGCAAAAACGCGCGCGCAGTAGCGGAATATGCTAAATTTTGCCTATTCGGCGAGCGAATTTACAAGCTAAATACCGAGGCGATCCTAGACGTAAACGCCGTAAAACTAAGCGTAAATCCGCAAAAATCGGCGCTTGAGAGCTTGCACTATCTAGCGGGTAGGCTCGGCGTAGATATGAGCGACGCGGACGTTTTGCGGCTACTTGAGCTAGCGCAGCCGTATTCAAATTTGACCGAGTTTATTTATAATCTTGATAGATTTGAAGCTAAAGCGAGCGCAAAAAGCGGCGAGGGCGTGAAAATAATGACCGTGCATAAGTCAAAGGGGCTGGAGTTTGAAAACGTGATCGTGTGCGATAAAATGGGCGCCGGACGGCATGACGGGTCAAATTTCATCGCGGAATACGACGCGGATACAGGCTCCTGGCAGGTGCGACACAATGTCAAAAAACAGTGTATCGACGAGGATTTTGCAAGGCTAAAAGAAAAGGCGGCGCGGCTCGAGCGTGAAGAGGATATGAACAAGCTCTACGTCGCGCTAACGCGGGCTATCAGCGGGCTAATCATCGTAAAAAAAACGGGTGCAAACGGCAGAAATCCGAGCTTTTTTGGGGCGTACGAGAGTAGCGGCGAGGTTATAGAGTATCTTGATTTGGCTGATTTTAGCTTCGGCGAACCCACTCCTAGCAAGGCGCGAAATTTGATGTCAGCGGGCAAATTCGAGCCTATAGAGCTAGCTCAAATTTCAAAGCAAATCGTAGATGAAAGGCCAAAATCCGAGGGCAAAAATCAAAAGGCGATTTATTTTGGTTTGGCGCTGCACTATCTGCTTGAAATGGCGGAAAAATTTGACGAGAGCTCACTAAAAACTGCGCAAATTTCGATGCGAAACGCTTTTCATAAATTTTTGGACGAGGGCGAGCTGGATGAAATTTACGCGCGCGGGCTAAATTTGATAAACGAGCCTAAATTTAAACAGATGACGCAGGCGAAGAGAGTGTTTAAAGAGCAGCCTTTACGCTTTGAGGGCGCACTAAAGCAGCTTGACTTGCTCTGCGTTGGCGAAACCGAAATCTGCGTGATCGACTATAAAACGAGCGATAAAAATATAGATGAAAATATCGCGCAGGTTGAGGAGTATAAAAAAATATTGGCTCAAATTTATCCGAATTTGAGCGTGAGGGCGGCGATATTTTACGCTTTACGGGACGAAATTCGAAGCATTAATATTTAAATATAGCTTAAATTAAGCTATCTGTAAGGTGCATTTGAATACAATCACGACTTAAAATTATCTAAAGGGTAAGAAATGACGAAAATAACAAAACCAAACGAAGTGGAGCGCGAGTGGGTCGTGCTTGACGCGGCAGGCAAGCGTTTTGGTAGATTGCTAACCGAGGTAGCTACGCTACTTCGCGGTAAGCATAAACCAAATTTCACTCCGAATGTCGATTGCGGCGATTACGTTATCATAATCAACGCTTCTAAAGCCGAATTTACGGGTAACAATAAAGGCGAGCAAAAGCTTTACCACCGCCATTCGGGATATTTTGGTAGCACGAAGAGCGAGAAATTCGGCGAGCTTTTAGCTGACAAACCTGAAAAACTGTTCAAGCTAGCCGTTCGCGGAATGCTTCCAAAAACAAAACTCGGTAGAGAGATGATAAAAAAACTAAAAGTTTACGCCGGCAGCGAGCATCCGCACACGGCTCAAATAGCTAAAAAAGAAGGAAAATAATCATGGCGAAAGTTTATGCAACCGGTAAAAGAAAAACTGCCGTAGCAAAAGTCTGGATAAAACCGGGCAGCGGTAAAATTTTAGTAAACGGACTTGATCTAAACACTTGGCTCGGCGGACACGAGGCTATCAAACTAAAAGTGGTTCAACCTCTGCTTTTAACAAAACAAGAAGGTTCTGTAGACGTAACCGCAACGACTCTAGGCGGCGGATACTCTGCTCAGGCTGAGGCGCTAAGACACGGCATTTCAAGAGCATTGGCTCTATTTGATACCGACTTTAGAGCAACCCTAAAACCAAAAGGCCTACTAACTCGCGACTCACGCGTTGTCGAGCGTAAGAAATTCGGTAGAAGAAAAGCTAGAAGAAGCCCGCAATTCTCTAAACGCTAATAGTTTTGAGAGCGGTGCGAATTTAAGGTGCATTGATATTTATGATTATTTAATTATATTTTCTATAAATATCAAATGTTAAAACGAAATTTATAATTTTTGTGATATTATTAAAAAATACATTTCACCATGAAAGGATTTTCTATGAGAAAGATTGCTATTGCTTTAGTTGCTGCTACAGCTCTTTTTGCTGCTGATTCAGCTTACAATTACGAACTAACTCCGACAATAGGCGGCGTTCATCCTGAAGGAAATTTGGGAACAAATGAGCAGTCGGCTATCGGTTTAAGAATCGGAAGAAACCTTGAGAATTTCTTTATAGACCACGTAGAACTCGGTCTTAGCCACACTAACAAGATAAGAGAGTATGGCGTAGACGGAAAGGCTACTAGATATTTCGTTAATGCTATTAAAGATTTCGGTCTAACTGAAAAACTATCTCTTTACGGCTTGCTTGGTGCAGGATATGAAGATGTCTCAAAAAAATTCGTCAAAAACGATGACGGTGGCTTCGGTCAATACGGCCTTGGTTTGAGATATCAAATTACCGATAACTTTGCCCTACGCGCTGAAGCAGTAGATGCTATTAAATTTGAGCATGCAGATCACAACCTATTCTATACGCTAGGTTTTGCAGTTGGCTTCGGTGCTAAAAATGCTCCTGTAGTTGCAGAAGCTCCAAAAGTTGAGGCAGCTCCAGCTCCTGTAAGCCTTGACGATGACAACGACGGCGTTTTAAACGATGTTGATCAATGCCCAAATACACCGGCTGGCGTAGTAGTTGACGAGACTGGATGCGAGAAGGTTATCGTTCTTAGAGATATTGGTGTAAACTTCGCATTCGACAGCTACAAAATAACTCCAAAATATCTTGAGGAGATCAAGAAAGTAGCTAACTTTATGGGTGAAAACCCGGGCTACCGCGTAGTTCTAAGCGGACATACAGACAGCGTTGGTGCTGAAGCTTACAACCAAAAGCTATCTGAAAAAAGAGCAAATGCAGTTGCTAAAGCTCTTGAAGAACTTGGCGTAAGCGCAGACAAGATCACTGCTGTAGGATACGGCGAGCTTAAACCTGTCGCTTCAAATAAAACAAAAGAAGGACGCGCTGAGAATAGACGCGTTGAAGCTAGATTTAATAAATAATTAGCCTAGCTTAATAATGCATGGATGAGATTAAATTCGAACTTATTTGGTCGTTAATCTCGTCCTATTCTTTAAAAATTTTAGGTTCTATCGCCATCTTGCTTATCGGCAAATGGCTAGTAGCTAAAATCTCAAATCTTATATCAAAATTAATCATTTCCCCTAGACTTGACGAAACTCTTTCGAGTTTTTTACTAAATATCATCAAAACGCTTCTCATGGCTTTTGTAATTATAGCTGCGATCGCAAATTTGGGTGTAGAGACATCTATGTTTGTTGCTGCGCTAGGTGCCATCGGTCTTGCTATCGGTATGGCGTTTAAAGATACCTTTTCAAATATCGGTGCAGGGTTTTTGATAATATTTTTTAGGCCGTTTAAACTCAAAGATCACATAGAGGTCGCAGGCGTGCAAGGCGTAGTCAAAGAGATCAATATGTTTAGCACCGTTTTACGTACAGCCGATCACAAAACCATCATTATCCCAAACGGACGCATCATAAGTAGCAATATAATCAACTTCTCAAAAGAGGGCACTAGACGCGTCGAGCTCGTGTTTTGCATAGATTATAAAGACGATTTAAAGCTTGTAAAAGAGATTATTTTAAACCTAGCCAACGAAAACAAAAAAATCCTAAAAGAGCCAAAGCCATTCGTTGGCGTCGGAAGTTTGGGTGAAAATAGCGTAAATTTGACCGCCAGATTTTGGTGCGCGAGCAGTGATTTTTCGGATGTGCAGTTTGCTATGCTAGAGAGCGTTAAGCTTGCATTCGACGCCCAAGGCATCTCTATACCATCGCCGCAGCTTAGAATCCGCTATCAGGATAAAAAACAAGACAATCAAATTTGATTTGCTTGATTGCACGGTTTTCCTTGGTTCTTTGACTTTTTTGTGTGGTATGTTGTAGATTGGTCTTATGCTCGCATCCTATTTGGTTCCATAAGGCAAATAGATTAAATTTGATCCAAAATCAATACCGCACAAGCCCTTTAAAAATGTACAAATTTTGACGTATAGCTTATCTATCGTATTGCGAAATTTAAATTTCGCCACTTTCGCTAAATTTAAAATCTAATTCATATTTTAAAGTCAAATTTGACAGCATAAACATTTTAACAAATCTGTAATTTTGGTGCCCCAGAGCGTGGTCGCATAAAATTTAGTCCAAAGCCAAAAAGCATAAATTTAAAAAATAAAAATTTGCAAAAGCTATCTTAAGGCAAATTTTAAAATACAAAAAGTAAAATCAAAGTTTATTAAAACGTAAATTCGGCGCTAAAATGCTGTCAAATTTGCAACATCAAAATAAAAAATGAAAGAAGTAAAATGAAAAAAACCATACTTTTTGACCTCGACGGTACGCTCATCGACTCGACGCCTGCGATCCTTGATGGATTTGGCGCGGCTTTTCTCGCTCACGGCGAACCCACGCCAAACCCTGAAGCCGTCAAAGCTCTAGTCGGCCATCCGCTTGATTTTATGTTTGCCGGGCTTGGCGCTCCGACGCATCTCGTGCCTGATTATATCGCAGCGTACAAGGCACGATACGAGCAGATTTTTTTAGAACAAACATCGCTACTTGAGGGCGCGGCTGGTGCGTTATCGCTTGCTAGCGAGGTTGCGGACGTTGGCGTCGTGACAACGAAAACGTCGAAATTTTCAGTCATTTTGCTTGAGCACTTGGGCGTTATGAAATTTATCAAAACCGTGATCGGCAGAGACGACGTAGTAAATCCAAAACCAGACCCAGAGCCTATAAACACGGCCCTTGAGCGCCTAGGCAAAACGAGCGCGCAGGATAAGGCGAGCGCTTTTATGATCGGTGATACGACGATGGATCTAGAGGCGGCGAAGCGTGCCGGGATTGCTGGCGTCGGGCTAGTTTGCGGCTATGGCAATGAGGCTGATTTACGCGGGCACTCAAATTTGATCTTTAAAAACGCATTTGAAGCGGTTAAATTTATAGCAGGTAGATGAGCTTGGCTTGCGGCCGTATCGGTTAAATTTAACGATCAAAGCCTATGTCTAGGCTTACTAAACGATTATTTTTTCTATTGTGTTGCGTTA
This genomic window contains:
- a CDS encoding RecB-like helicase, translated to MKPFLALEASAGSGKTFALSVRFIAILLSGADAREITALTFTKKAANEMKERIVQTFLRLEEKGAELVELEQILGAGRDEILALRDARATHFLESDLKIGTFDSFFVGILRSFCLNLGLSADFEVSENLNELQRGEFVASVSKDMRLLKALANLIATAERSQSSFFESLEMFYENFGELKSSENAAFPNESGVAAALRNMREYVLARGGGKDAQSAVKEGSPGEILARSFMSRASLDYRTFSKIYTPELDEMFFELKARLKRYFDALEEYKIAELARFLKIYKECKISLNKRLNSLAFSDVTRLVYELLRGGETDAQMLYFRLDGRINHLLIDEFQDTNVAQYEIMRPLIEEIVAGYGQNGLGSFFYVGDVKQSIYRFRGGKKELFAKLMRDFPQIKAQNLEVNYRSKKALVRFTNAVFVGKIENFKPQRTPQKEGERVNLVGQMPYFEAQEDDLGFVRVSSGDDVAVEAAQQVKFLLQKGVCEDDITVLCWKNDDINKISNLLDEAGIKSVSEGVTALLASKNARAVAEYAKFCLFGERIYKLNTEAILDVNAVKLSVNPQKSALESLHYLAGRLGVDMSDADVLRLLELAQPYSNLTEFIYNLDRFEAKASAKSGEGVKIMTVHKSKGLEFENVIVCDKMGAGRHDGSNFIAEYDADTGSWQVRHNVKKQCIDEDFARLKEKAARLEREEDMNKLYVALTRAISGLIIVKKTGANGRNPSFFGAYESSGEVIEYLDLADFSFGEPTPSKARNLMSAGKFEPIELAQISKQIVDERPKSEGKNQKAIYFGLALHYLLEMAEKFDESSLKTAQISMRNAFHKFLDEGELDEIYARGLNLINEPKFKQMTQAKRVFKEQPLRFEGALKQLDLLCVGETEICVIDYKTSDKNIDENIAQVEEYKKILAQIYPNLSVRAAIFYALRDEIRSINI
- the rpsI gene encoding 30S ribosomal protein S9, producing MAKVYATGKRKTAVAKVWIKPGSGKILVNGLDLNTWLGGHEAIKLKVVQPLLLTKQEGSVDVTATTLGGGYSAQAEALRHGISRALALFDTDFRATLKPKGLLTRDSRVVERKKFGRRKARRSPQFSKR
- the rplM gene encoding 50S ribosomal protein L13 — protein: MTKITKPNEVEREWVVLDAAGKRFGRLLTEVATLLRGKHKPNFTPNVDCGDYVIIINASKAEFTGNNKGEQKLYHRHSGYFGSTKSEKFGELLADKPEKLFKLAVRGMLPKTKLGREMIKKLKVYAGSEHPHTAQIAKKEGK
- a CDS encoding mechanosensitive ion channel domain-containing protein, producing the protein MDEIKFELIWSLISSYSLKILGSIAILLIGKWLVAKISNLISKLIISPRLDETLSSFLLNIIKTLLMAFVIIAAIANLGVETSMFVAALGAIGLAIGMAFKDTFSNIGAGFLIIFFRPFKLKDHIEVAGVQGVVKEINMFSTVLRTADHKTIIIPNGRIISSNIINFSKEGTRRVELVFCIDYKDDLKLVKEIILNLANENKKILKEPKPFVGVGSLGENSVNLTARFWCASSDFSDVQFAMLESVKLAFDAQGISIPSPQLRIRYQDKKQDNQI
- a CDS encoding OmpA family protein; translation: MRKIAIALVAATALFAADSAYNYELTPTIGGVHPEGNLGTNEQSAIGLRIGRNLENFFIDHVELGLSHTNKIREYGVDGKATRYFVNAIKDFGLTEKLSLYGLLGAGYEDVSKKFVKNDDGGFGQYGLGLRYQITDNFALRAEAVDAIKFEHADHNLFYTLGFAVGFGAKNAPVVAEAPKVEAAPAPVSLDDDNDGVLNDVDQCPNTPAGVVVDETGCEKVIVLRDIGVNFAFDSYKITPKYLEEIKKVANFMGENPGYRVVLSGHTDSVGAEAYNQKLSEKRANAVAKALEELGVSADKITAVGYGELKPVASNKTKEGRAENRRVEARFNK
- a CDS encoding HAD family hydrolase gives rise to the protein MKKTILFDLDGTLIDSTPAILDGFGAAFLAHGEPTPNPEAVKALVGHPLDFMFAGLGAPTHLVPDYIAAYKARYEQIFLEQTSLLEGAAGALSLASEVADVGVVTTKTSKFSVILLEHLGVMKFIKTVIGRDDVVNPKPDPEPINTALERLGKTSAQDKASAFMIGDTTMDLEAAKRAGIAGVGLVCGYGNEADLRGHSNLIFKNAFEAVKFIAGR